aagatggtcacccatccacggaactacctcggcaagcgtagcttaacctcagagatcgatccgtgcggctgttgtaaactaagccacgagctcctctcgtaattataataatacgtatatgtaagaaatatttttcttcacattacaatatacataaaaggtattttagtattaaaactgTTCTTCAATATTTCCatcatattttcattaattccTACGCTCTATAATCACAGTGCTGGGATTATAAACGTCATATGCAATTAGTCCGTCATTTTTCTTAGCCAACAGCTAGAATAACAAACGACAAGCAAACACGGATAGCTACTAATGTTTTACTGCATATCTCATTTACGTTTGCATACAGTGCTTTCaactattttaattgacaaGGACCTTTGTCGATGCAAATGCATCCGCCGGCAAGCACATTGTTTCACTTATCAGATGAGATGACCCTATAAAATGCAGTTCGACGAGACTCGGCCCTTCAATCCACCACCTTACTTTATTTACGTCTTTATTGCGTTCCTTATAAtggattttatttactttaaggcACGTTTTTTTAGTACCTAAGTCATTAATTCCGCGTAAATGCTAAGTAGAGCAGCAATTTTAGGTTTAACGTTTATAAATGATATCCGTTCTGTATGAATTTTTTTAATGCTTACACTGTGATATTGATCGAAGAGTTTTAAATTAGTACGCCTGAactattaatgtttttatatttcaatcaaatCAGTAGGGGGACGAGACAGATTTTATAAGGCTTGTCTATTGTATTGTGTATTATAATGTGATGTATACTTTCCAGATGATGTTAATAGTGAATAGCTGGCTGTTAGCAGGCGGCTCGCCTGTCGCCATGCTGCAGCACGCGACGTCCTCACAGAGTATTGTGTTTCACCAACTTCAGGCGTCACCAGCCATGTCTCCagttacaagtaaaaaatatatattataaaagagattttattcTTGCATTTTTCACGAAggtttaaaatatgtgttttatatttcaGCTGAATCTCCTATCGTTTCTAACAGTGGGAATCACGTAAGTTAGTTTcatataatacattaaaaaatctcTAAAGCAATAAGAAGACAATCCACTAAATTAGTAAAGTGatcaagtatttaaaaaaacatgtatgttgatattttttacaaatctCGCCTTTACCTAGTAGGGGCACGCGGAGAGTAAAGATACCAACCAACTCCCTTAGACTCATTGAAACTTCCTGTTTTATTAACatctataaatttatattattaacaaatcaTCAATTTTACTTATCCTCGtatttcaatattgtttttatattacagCCTAAGTACGAGTACAAATATGAGGTATCAGACCACCAGACGGGAGACAGGAAGAGTCACTGGGAGAGGCGGGACGGTGACAACGTGCGAGGAGTTTACACTTTGTATGAGCCAGATGGAGCCTTGAGGACTGTTGAATACACCGCTGATGCTTTACACGGGTCTGTagaccattttttttttgatagtcCTACTGTTTTGTCAAAGCCTCTTTCTTTTGTCAAATGAGAAGGGATTTCACGGTCCTGGGTCCGACGCTTTCGTTAAGTGCGTCATTTAAATGTTCATGTGTTTGTAGCATTATATAGATATGGTGTAGCATGTCAAAATGTACATGGTTCAATTATTATTACGCTACAATCTTGATATTTTTCGTGTAACTAACTACGTGAGACGACGAAACATGAAAAAACCACCCATTTTAAAGTTGCCTTACCTTATTCCTCTAGTTTTAATGCGGTAGTGAGAAGAAATGAACCGAATACTCATCAACATCAACATCAGCATCCTCGTCTTAACTCCGGGTACAAGCAGGCGGCGTCATCCAGTAGCGGTCGCGATGGTTACGACGACTCCAGCCGAAGTTATTCTTCAGAGAGAGACATATTCACTAACAAACCTTCACCAAGGCGTCAAGGGAAACTGACTTCTTATAACCAAGGAGTTGACTTTAGTGTTGTTCATGGACATAACGCGAAATAAACGATAATTTTTAAAGCAATCgaagtattaatataaatgtctTGTTTATGATAGTGATACTTAACTAATtaagaattttgtaaattaaatgatatatttttaattttcgtgtttgagttttaaatgtattttgttaaataatactgatgTACTAGGATCTAaaaattttgttctaaaaataaagtaggtttTAACAAATGACTATTGATCACCACAGATTCATTAAAAGAGTAAGGATAAAAATAGGAAAagaaatgtaaattatattgacTACATATTTTCGAGTAAAATGATACATTTagtatttttgtgtaattgacattttatgtgttatttaacacacaattacagtatttttttgtttaaaatctcAATCATTTTAATGAATCTACTAGCTACTTTGTTATGGTATCGCTAAGTTCTAAGATCAAAAAGGTAGGGCGTAATACGATAAATGgaaacacaatattatataaataaattttattgtcagCGCTGACTTTCTTTGAAAGTAATTGGGATGCATTTGATGAGTATAATTAGTCGAGATCGAATTCGGTGGTAATGAGTCCAGATTAATGGTGTTCATGATGTTCATGATGGTGATGACCATGATGATGATGCGGAATGTGGTGATGATGCGCCGTCTTGTGGTGAACATCAGCACGGAAACTGTAATAcagatacaaatattataacatttttatgaataccATTACAAGTTAGTCTACAATATTGAAACTgattacaaaactaaactaagATTTTTTggatgaatataataaaactgaagtttttgtgtttgtttgaatgGGCTTAAATGTGGAACTACCAGACAGataaagaaaaatctaaacaatATCCACATTGATTAGAAAGAATAAAATTACGCTTTGATCTGGAATAGCAgtcaattcaatataaaataaatgatacctTGATAATGATACTATAcatcattaatataaattagagtAGGCACAAACATTTCGCAGATTGTTGTTAATGATGTTGCATTACTTAAAATAGCAATTCAAATCGACGAAGCAGTCGAACTAAGGTGCATGGTAATGAGAGCTGAGAGTACATACCCATGGTGATCATCAGCTTCATAATGAACAGTGCGCACATTGCCGTCAGGCTCGACGAGCATGTACGATCCCTTCACGTGGTCACCGTCGCGGTGCTCATGCTGCGACTTGTGGTCGTGGGTGTGGTCGTCCTTCACGGAGTACTCAAATTTGTACGATGGATGATGCTGCCacaattaaattttcaaataaaatatcattcagTATCATGAGGAAATATCGAAAATCttgtgttttttagtttttaaaggGGGCTACAGAATTTATGAAACATTATTGGACATAATGACATGTGTAGGTACGTCCATATAAAATTGAAGAATAACAATTACTAACTTTGAATAGCCAATGTATGGCTTCAGTGACACGAAATTCAGGAATGTTGACATGTCGCGGTAGAATACGATTAAAAAGTATGTAAAGTGAAATCAAATAATACTCACGTGGGGATGGTGGTGGTGGTCGTGGTGTCCATCGTGGTGACCGTGGTGTCCGTCGTGTCCGTCATGGTGTCCATGATGTCCGTCATGGTGTCCGTGGTGTACGTGGTGGTGGACCTCATGGCTGTGGTGCTCGCCGTGACCGTGGTGGTGGCCATGGTGGTGATCGACGCGAGACTGGTGTGACACAGCGACATGCGCCTGCGCACACACAGCCAGCAGACAAAGGGCGGCCACCTGAACACAACGCGTATTCTTCATTCAAAAGCACTCATTTTGCATTTgcattaatttatgtaaatacagtCACTGTTGACTTAAACTTCCGCGAGGCTTAATACACTATGCACTAGTAGCAATGTTTAATACAATTGTTGCACCGGTTTGAATTAATTGCACTGTTGAATCATCATCAAATTATGCGTGTCATTCGATTAAGACATTAcactaatttttaaattatatttttgaaatattgaaaaaacatttaaaaaaatacacgaatACTCActtgtaaaaacattttgttggatatatttgtttgttagcTGGACTTCAACTATGCATGAATACGGGTGCGGCagctattttatattaaaagcgcGTGTGTCTATTTGGGGGTGCAACACTATTATAACGACAATAAATTGATCCTTCGACCAATTACAAGGAAAATAATACGTGTTTAATTCGTGAAACCGAAGTTTCTTTTGCAAAGTACCAAGGGCGCCACGATCCATTACACGACTTAATTGTGGATCAGTCAATACACACACTCAATAAGCTAGCTAATTGGCACGCAATCGATAATATGTTGTATGGGAAGTGTCCTCGTTTTAGTGCAAATGTATGAAGAAGCATATTTATCAATACGTTGACTTATTAACCATGAACAAAGTGCATATTGGCAATCGATACTGTTTCAGATATCAATCAAAGTGACGTGCCAACATATCATAAACATTACAGGTAATTATGACAAATCATGTTATAAGTATCTGCAA
The genomic region above belongs to Anticarsia gemmatalis isolate Benzon Research Colony breed Stoneville strain chromosome 5, ilAntGemm2 primary, whole genome shotgun sequence and contains:
- the LOC142973078 gene encoding uncharacterized protein LOC142973078, whose amino-acid sequence is MFLQVAALCLLAVCAQAHVAVSHQSRVDHHHGHHHGHGEHHSHEVHHHVHHGHHDGHHGHHDGHDGHHGHHDGHHDHHHHPHHHPSYKFEYSVKDDHTHDHKSQHEHRDGDHVKGSYMLVEPDGNVRTVHYEADDHHGFRADVHHKTAHHHHIPHHHHGHHHHEHHEHH
- the LOC142973379 gene encoding uncharacterized protein LOC142973379: MQFDETRPFNPPPYFIYVFIAFLIMDFIYFKMMLIVNSWLLAGGSPVAMLQHATSSQSIVFHQLQASPAMSPVTTESPIVSNSGNHPKYEYKYEVSDHQTGDRKSHWERRDGDNVRGVYTLYEPDGALRTVEYTADALHGFNAVVRRNEPNTHQHQHQHPRLNSGYKQAASSSSGRDGYDDSSRSYSSERDIFTNKPSPRRQGKLTSYNQGVDFSVVHGHNAK